A single region of the Malus sylvestris chromosome 8, drMalSylv7.2, whole genome shotgun sequence genome encodes:
- the LOC126633144 gene encoding succinate dehydrogenase subunit 5, mitochondrial-like produces MEKMIALRSLYRSLSCRSYRLAAANQKLLRNSQSIHSSAAAARALFNFSSPIAKDFSSDDCKFPFSRGLGSRKFYSDDVSHLPAIKDPALLNVFKDLLAASWDHLPEIVIHDAKAALSENTDDQTGKEVVTNVFRAAEAVEEFGGMITNLKMELDDSIGASGENVKPLSDEYVNALKTIYDRYITYLDAFGPEETYLRKKVETELGTKLIYLKMRCSGIGSEWGKITVLGTSGLSGSYVEQRA; encoded by the exons ATGGAGAAGATGATCGCTCTGAGATCGCTCTACCGCTCACTGTCCTGCAGATCTTATCGACTAGCCGCCGCCAACCAGAAGCTCCTACGCAACTCCCAATCCATCCACTCTTCCGCCGCTGCTGCTCGAGCCctattcaatttttcatccCCAATCGCCAAGGACTTCTCTTCCG ATGATTGCAAGTTCCCGTTTTCAAGGGGGTTGGGAAGTAGGAAATTTTATAGTGATGATGTGAGTCATTTGCCTGCCATTAAAGACCCTGCGCTGCTCAATGTTTTCAAGGATTTACTGGCTGCAAGTTGGGATCACTTGCCCGAGATCGTCATCCATGATGCGAAGGCGGCATTGTCTGAGAATACTGATGACCAGACTGGCAAAGAggttgttactaatgttttccGGGCAGCGGAGGCTGTTGAGGAGTTCGGCGGGATGATTACTAATTTAAAGATGGAACTTGATGACAGCATTGGTGCGAGCGGAGAG AATGTCAAGCCCTTGTCAGATGAGTACGTGAATGCACTGAAGACCATTTACGATCGCTACATTACTTATTTGGATGCATTTGGGCCTGAGGAGACCTATTTGCGGAAGAAGGTTGAGACAGAGTTGGGAACTAAGCTGATATACTTGAAGATGAGATGCAGTGGAATCGGTTCTGAGTGGGGAAAG ATCACTGTTCTGGGAACTTCTGGACTTTCTGGGTCATATGTTGAGCAAAGAGCTTAG
- the LOC126633145 gene encoding probable carboxylesterase 2, with amino-acid sequence MAATTSPEVLLDVLPYLRVLKDGTIDRLAGTQVAPPGLDPQTEVLSKDIVIFPKTGVSARLYRPSTAKPGHKLPLIIYFHGGAFCIASAGEPLYHTSLNNLVVEANAIGVSVNYRLAPEHPLPTAYEDCWAALNWVFNGGTGRDSWVKDHVDFERVFLVGDSAGANIAHHLALRIKPSDPDPKLKIAGIGMINPYFWGKEPIGGEVGDFVRKSMVDTWWNFVCPSEEGCDDPLINPFVGGSPGLEGLACDKILVLVAGKDILRDRGMLYYDELVKSKWGGRKELIETQGEDHVFHIFNPNCDKAKILIRNLGKFINQD; translated from the coding sequence ATGGCTGCAACCACCTCACCGGAAGTGTTACTTGACGTCCTTCCATACCTCCGAGTCCTCAAAGATGGCACAATCGACAGACTCGCCGGAACCCAAGTCGCTCCTCCCGGCCTCGATCCACAAACCGAAGTTTTATCCAAAGACATCGTCATCTTCCCCAAGACTGGCGTGTCTGCCCGACTTTACCGACCCAGCACCGCCAAACCCGGCCATAAACTTCCCCTCATCATATACTTCCACGGTGGAGCCTTCTGCATAGCTTCCGCTGGCGAGCCGCTTTACCACACCAGCCTCAACAACCTTGTTGTGGAAGCCAACGCCATAGGGGTTTCAGTAAACTACAGATTAGCACCTGAGCACCCGCTCCCCACCGCTTACGAAGACTGCTGGGCCGCCCTTAACTGGGTTTTCAACGGTGGCACAGGTCGTGATTCATGGGTCAAGGACCACGTCGATTTCGAGCGCGTGTTTTTGGTCGGAGACAGCGCAGGGGCTAACATTGCACACCACTTGGCCTTACGGATCAAGCCCTCCGATCCGGATCCGAAATTGAAGATAGCCGGGATTGGTATGATCAATCCATACTTTTGGGGGAAGGAGCCAATTGGTGGGGAGGTGGGGGATTTCGTGAGGAAGTCCATGGTGGACACGTGGTGGAATTTCGTTTGCCCGTCGGAGGAAGGCTGCGACGACCCGCTTATCAACCCGTTTGTGGGCGGATCGCCGGGGTTGGAGGGGTTGGCTTGTGACAAAATACTTGTTTTGGTGGCAGGAAAAGATATATTGAGGGATAGAGGGATGCTTTACTATGATGAGTTGGTGAAGAGCAAATGGGGAGGGAGGAAGGAGTTGATTGAAACACAAGGGGAGGATCATGTTTTTCATATCTTTAATCCCAATTGTGACAAGGCCAAGATCTTGATTAGGAATTTGGGTAAGTTCATTAATCAAGATTAG
- the LOC126633146 gene encoding 26S proteasome non-ATPase regulatory subunit 14 homolog codes for MSGMERLQRMFAGAGGALGHPPPDSPTLDSSEQVYISSLALLKMLKHGRAGVPMEVMGLMLGEFVDEYTVRVVDVFAMPQSGTGVSVEAVDHVFQTNMLDMLKQTGRPEMVVGWYHSHPGFGCWLSGVDINTQQSFEALNQRAVAVVVDPIQSVKGKVVIDAFRLINPQTMMLGQEPRQTTSNLGHLNKPSIQALIHGLNRHYYSIAINYRKNELEEKMLLNLHKKKWTDGLTLRRFDNHSKTNEQTVEEMKNLAVKYNKAVQEEDELPPEKLAIANVGRQDAKKHLEEHVSNLMSSNIVQTLGTMLDTVVF; via the exons ATGTCAGGCATGGAGAGGCTTCAGAGGATGTTCGCCGGCGCCGGAGGAGCTTTGGGCCACCCGCCTCCTGATTCCCCCACCCTGGATTCCTCCGAGCAGGTCTACATCTCCTCCCTCGCCCTCCTTAAGATGCTTAAGCACG GAAGGGCGGGAGTTCCGATGGAAGTGATGGGATTGATGCTCGGTGAGTTTGTGGATGAGTACACTGTTCGAGTTGTCGATGTCTTTGCGATGCCCCAGAGTGGTACCGGTGTTAGTGTCGAAGCTGTTGACCATGTTTTCCAGACTAACATGCTTGATATGCTGAAGCAGACTGGAAG ACCAGAGATGGTGGTAGGGTGGTACCACTCGCATCCTGGATTTGGCTGTTGGCTATCTGGTGTGGACATTAATACACAGCAG AGCTTTGAAGCTTTGAATCAACGTGCTGTGGCCGTGGTGGTTGATCCCATCCAGAGTGTGAAAGGAAAGGTTGTCATCGACGCCTTCCGCCTTATTAACCCGCAAACAATGATGCTTGGCCAGGAACCACGGCAGACAACATCTAATCTTGGACATCTTAATAAACCATCCATTCAA GCATTGATCCACGGGTTGAACCGCCATTATTACTCAATAGCTATTAATTACAGGAAgaatgagcttgaggagaaaaTGCTGCTTAACCTCCACAAGAAGAAATGGACAGATGGGTTGACACTTAGACGCTTTGATAATCATTCGAAGACAAATGAGCAAACTGTTGAG GAGATGAAGAACTTGGCTGTCAAATACAACAAAGCAGTGCAAGAGGAGGATGAATTACCACCCGAGAAGCTTGCAATCGCCAACGTAGGAAGGCAGGATGCCAAGAAGCACCTCGAAGAACACGTCTCCAACCTTATGTCCTCCAACATCGTTCAGACCCTGGGAACAATGCTCGACACTGTCGTGTTCTAG